AGAACAGATATCGATATTCCTTGAGAACAAATCGGGCCGGCTTGCAGAAGTCGCAGGTGTACTGGCTCGGGCCGGAGTCAATATCCGCGCCCTTTCTCTCGCAGACACGAGCGATTTCGGCATCCTGCGGCTGATCGTCAATAATACGGAAAAGGCAAAAGGGGTGCTTAAGGATAACGGGTTTACCGTGGGGAAGACGGAGGTAATAGCGGTTGAGGTCTCTGACAAACCGGGAGGGCTTGCCGAGATTCTCGATATTATGAGGGACGGGAGCATCAATGTCGAATATATGTATGCCTTTGTTCAGAAGAGCGGCGGCAATGCCATTATCATATTCCGCTTCGACGAGCTCGAAAAGGCGATTGATGCCCTCATGAAGGCAGGCATCAGGATACTGAAAGGGGAAGAGGTTTACGCGCTCTGACCCCCTCTCCGATCACTGTCAAATCTGAAGAGTAAAAGGAGGGAACTGTGAAGGCGATGAGGCTTTTTATCGTGACCCTGTGGTGCATAGGGCTGAGTGTCTTACCTGCTCTTGGAGACGACACGATCAGGATAGGAGCGATTGTATCGGCCACGGGCCCGGCGTCATTCCTCGGAGAGCCGGAAAAAAATACCGCGCTCATGCTTCAGGACAAGATCAACAGCCAGGGCGGAATCTTGGGGAAGAAGATAGAAATCGTGATTTACGATGACGAGACCGACGTGAATAAGGCCGTGCTGGCTACGGAGAAACTCTTGAAGAAGGATAAGGTGGTCGCGGTTATCGGTCCGACGACGTCCGGATGCTGCCTCGCCGTGGAGGACAAGTACGACAAGGCGCAGATACCCCTCGTCTCGATGGCGGCATCGGAAAAAATCGTGAAGCCCGTTAAGAAATGGGTCTACAATGTTGCGCCCCTGGACAGGCATGCCGTTGCGAAGTTGTATAAATTCCTGAGAACGAAAGGCATAAGAAAGATAGCGATCATAACGGTCTCAGACGGCTTTGGTCAGTCCGGGAGAGAGGTGCTCAAGGAACTCGCACCGGGGATGGGGATCGAAATCACCGCTGATGAGGTTTATGGCCCCAAGGATACGGATATGACCGCGCAGTTGACCAAGATCAAGGGAAGCGGGGCCGAGGGCATAGTCTGTTGGGGCACAAATCCCGGACCTGCCATTATCGCGAAGAACAGGGTTCAGCTCGGCATCACGCTCCCTCTCTTCATGAGTCACGGAGTTGCATCAAAGAAGTTCATTGAACTTGCCGGTGATGCTGCGGAAGGCATTTATCTCCCGGCAGGCAGGCTCCTCATTGCTGATCAAATTCCCGACAGTAATCCGCAGAAAAAAATTCTCCTTCAGTACAAGAAGGAATACGAGACAAGATTCAAATCTCCTGTTTCGACCTTCGGCGGTCACGCATGGGATTCGCTGTTCCTGGTCGAAAGAGCGATAGAGATGGGGAAGTCTGCCGATCCTGCCTCGATCAGGGATAATCTCGAGAAGATTACCGGGTTCGTCGGAACCGCAGGGGTCTTTAATTATTCCCCTTCCAATCACAATGGACTCGATGAAAACGCTTTTGAAATCGTCGTCATCGAGAAGGGTGAATGGAAGAGGGTGAAATGAGGACAAAAGGAGGAGGCATGAAAAAAGTCAGTCTCTGTATCGCTGCCTTGTCACTTGTTGCCCTGAGTCTCTCCGCTGCATTCGCTGAGGATGCCCTCAAGATAGGGGCGATTTTTTCGGTGACG
This window of the Thermodesulfovibrionales bacterium genome carries:
- a CDS encoding ACT domain-containing protein, with product MKVEQISIFLENKSGRLAEVAGVLARAGVNIRALSLADTSDFGILRLIVNNTEKAKGVLKDNGFTVGKTEVIAVEVSDKPGGLAEILDIMRDGSINVEYMYAFVQKSGGNAIIIFRFDELEKAIDALMKAGIRILKGEEVYAL
- a CDS encoding ABC transporter substrate-binding protein → MRLFIVTLWCIGLSVLPALGDDTIRIGAIVSATGPASFLGEPEKNTALMLQDKINSQGGILGKKIEIVIYDDETDVNKAVLATEKLLKKDKVVAVIGPTTSGCCLAVEDKYDKAQIPLVSMAASEKIVKPVKKWVYNVAPLDRHAVAKLYKFLRTKGIRKIAIITVSDGFGQSGREVLKELAPGMGIEITADEVYGPKDTDMTAQLTKIKGSGAEGIVCWGTNPGPAIIAKNRVQLGITLPLFMSHGVASKKFIELAGDAAEGIYLPAGRLLIADQIPDSNPQKKILLQYKKEYETRFKSPVSTFGGHAWDSLFLVERAIEMGKSADPASIRDNLEKITGFVGTAGVFNYSPSNHNGLDENAFEIVVIEKGEWKRVK